The Triticum aestivum cultivar Chinese Spring chromosome 5A, IWGSC CS RefSeq v2.1, whole genome shotgun sequence genomic sequence tgtttagtcttgatgaccacgtcgtccacatatgcctccactgttttgccaaattgtttttccagacatgtttggatcatgcgttggtaagtggcgccagcgtttttgagtccgaagtgcatagtgttgaagcaaaaggggCCGTACGGGgtaataaatgtcgttgcggcctggtcggattccttcatcttgatctgatggtatccggagtaggcgtcgaggaaacccaatgagtcgtgtcctgcagttgcgtcaatgatttggtcgatgcgggttagtgggaaggggtccttagggaaggccttgttgaggtccttgaagtggacacaaaggcgccaggatttgtccttctccagcaccatgaccaggttggccagccaatccgggtgcttgatttctctgatgaatccggccttaaGTAGTTtcgctagctcctcccccatagcttgtcatttgggttcgaaaaatcgccgcaacatttgcttgactggtttgaatccctttattatgttgaggctatgttccgccagtctgcgtgggatttcgggcatgtctgaagggtgccaggcaaagatgtcccaattttcatgCAGGAACGCTCATAGGGCGGCGTCGACCGTTGGATCCAATTGTGCTCCAATGGAGGCTATATTATTGGGATCCGTTGGgtgtacttgaaatttgactatttcgtcagctggcttgaaagaggtggatttgggcctcttatcgaggattacatcatctttgtccactgtggagcgcagagCAGTTAATTCTTCAGCCGCAAGGGCCTCGGTttgtgcctcgagggccaaggatgcagttttgtttttggcgcggagtgttatatccggatcactggtgatagtgataactccgttgggccctggcattttgagcttcatgtacctgtaatggggtatggcttgaaagcatgTGAAGgtgtctcgccccaacagggcgtgatatcctctattgaaaggtgccacgtggaagagcaactcttcggacctatagttctcagacgtgtcgaatactacatcaagtttaattttccctgagcatcgtgcttctcgactggggataatgcctcaAAAGAtggtgctgctttgctcgatgcgactcttgtccatttgcattttgttgagcgtatcttcatagatgaggttcagtccgctgccgccgtccatgagcactttggtgagtcgaaagccatccacaattgggtttaagaccaaggcggctggtgctcagaCTGATCAGGCCCTTGGTTCATCATCGGCGGTGAAAGTTATTGCtgtatcgttccaaggatttattgcggctacttggttaacttcggcgaggtcgcggatcGCCCGTTTGCGCCGATTTTTTGAAGAAAAGGTCTTGAAGACCATAAAGACATTGAGATCGTCATCCTCCGAAGAGTGCTTCTCTcgggtagtgttggtgaggatggcctcactgctcttagccacctgccggagtacccaacatgcccgaaggctatgcaTTGGTTCCGTGCTCGGCATCGTGTGTATCTGATAGGGCTTGTCGAGTAATTCATTAAGGACGGGTATATATCCCATGAAGGGCTTGTTTTTCTTGTAAATAGGCTGATGACCGGGTGCCccgtaagggtgcatcctttttgcccgtctGGTGGGCTGCTTAAAGGCAGGAGGTTCCCACTGGGCTGTCTAGgctttctaggcgctttccattgtgcaatacttctgtactatgtgtgccaaatctgcaaagtgcagtatgcggcggcggttgagggcattgagaATTTCCTTGTCCACACAGTTGCAGCAAAAAACTGAAACCGCGTCGCCATCGcatcaatctttaatcttgtttttaacaaggaggaacctggcccagaagtgatggaccatttcctgaggttgctgccgtacatacattaggtcacatatgtcTGGAGGACCTAAATTACTTGGGaaatattgattgtggtgggtgggcgggctaaAATCTGCGTCCCGATCCACGATTGAGTCCGGAGCTCGAAGAGTCTCCGAGTTCACCAGTTCAAGATCGGGAAGGTCCTGAGGACTTCTGGGCTCAATGCCTGATCTTATGTTCGGAGGACATACAGTCTCTTCCCGGGGATGGGTATCCAGCTCGCAGGGCTCGCAAATCcgaacatagctggtttttaacttAGGGGAAGAATCATTCTCGACTCATTCCTCAAcgaccgctaccagatgggtgacCGACGGGGACTCGATTtccctctggtcaggtttaagcccaatctgatcatagtctattGCAAcgcccagggtggcgatgcgatctagcatcTTGTTTAAGGACGAgacatctgccggatccatctttttGGAGTGTTCGAGGCTGATGTGGAGATGATGTCTAGTGATTGTGGGAGCCGCCGTTGGCTTGACGGCCAAGCAGGCGCCCATGGTaaaaccgccgagctggaggacctgtcctgGAGTTAGGGCCCCTCCAGAAGTGATATCGTCattaatgacaaggcgagccatcaatccttctatcaacaacacaaaggaactctcaatgaaagcatcaatgtcggtgtcaaaaccggccgatctcgagtagggggtcccgaattgtgcatctgaagatcaaaggtaacaagggacatagggaacacgatgtttatccaggttcgggccctcttaatggaggtaaaaccctatgtcccgcttgattgtatttgatgagtatagaggttacaagagtcgatctacctcgagatcgtaatggctaaaccctagatgtctagcctatatgaattctgctgatccctacgaactaaaccctccggtataTATATACCGGAGGGGTACagggtcggtttacaaaggaaggaaacaGTACATCCGGACTCCAATCATGTCGTCCACGCATCCAAGTGTCCTTCCCGAACACAGGGAATGATCTTCcgttttatcttcacggcccatcagcccggcccacatcgaataggccggacacctgaggacccctgaatccaggtctccctcactaggtgcttctccggcccattgggtgtcttatggtccaaaaaaCTCCACAAAAAGTTAcgctacatttggactccgtttgatattgattttttgcgatgtaaaaaacaagcaaaaacaacaactgacagtgggcactatgtcaataggttagtaccaaaaaatgatataaaatgattgtaaaacatccaatgataatataatagcatggaacaaccaaaaattatagatatgttggagacgtatcaggggggtcCTCCATGCGCTCGTTGTCGCCAACCGTTGGCGTCTTCAGATCTTCCTCGGCGGTGGGCGGCAGCACCACCTCGGGCATTGGATGAACCGGCTCCTTGCCCTTCTTGTCAATGGACGGGAGCACCTCCGTGCCCATCTCATTGCtctcctcgatctgcacacaatTCATGGAGTCAGGCACAACACATAGTTCATGGCTTATTGAAGAGCATGTAGTTAAAACGACATGACTGTCACTCTTCCTCCTCTCCATCGCGCCTAAGTTTACTCACCCTGACCACTACTACTTACCCACCCCCTCCATTCTCTCACTATCAACCTTCCTCCTCTTCATCGCCAtgagctccagctccagctccaacgccaaccccttcccttggggtattggctggagggccttcttTCTCGGGTGGTCGGCTAGTGACcgcaccaagtttgagaacatcatggaggtgtgctcgaacttcggcTCCATGCCTGACATGTAGAAGGAATCTGATGCAATGCTCATGAGGGCCACTGCACAAGAGTTGAAGACGCTGATTCCTAACCCAGCGAAGGGCGCGATGGTAGTTGACATTATTTGatgggccatgaatcaggccgtcTCCAACAACGCTAAACAGAGGAAGAGGTGGTCCAAGTACAAGAACTACTGGGCTCCTAATGACCGTTGTGTCGTAGTGTACTGGGAGACGGCAATTGTGCCGCCAGCGGTCATCGgtggggagcctaaggaggaggaagaaccGGTGCAGATGCCAATGAGGGCGCCGGAGCCAGGCCGTCGTACCtggcagatcgacctcgactccgcCGAGGAGGACGACGACCCGCCGCCCCGCACAGCGATggacaagaagatgaaggccaACCACTCGACCCACCGCTCCGCACGCCTCAACAGCCGCCGCGGTTAGCCAGTGTCTGTTGTGTACCCCCAATCCCCCTTCTACTCCATCTGCATCTACCTCTATTCCGGTCTTGCATGAACTAGTATGAACTCGTATGAACTAGTATGAACTAGTATGAACTGCCatgcttatctacctctattccCATTCCCCTCTCCGTCGTGGATCGAATCTACCGCCGTATCGAACGCGAAAAAGTAGTGCATGACGAACAAAAAAAGTGCTTACCGTCATTGCCGCGGGGCAGGTGATGATCCGCTCGTCGATGATGGAGTTCGATGGTCTTCTTGCTCTCCTTCGATCTGCCGCCGCCGTGAGAGTTGGGAGAGTAGggagagtggggagagggagcggtgaggCTAATAACTGCCGACGTTTTAGGAAGCAACGCGACTTCTCGAGTGGTCGCGCgcgtgcagccgccgccgcccacgtgcaccgctcagccctggctctgaagaaaatgtagATTCGAGCGTTCCCAGGGAGCCAGGCCCAGAAGTGATTTAAACATCGTGTCATGCAGGCCCAACAGTGTGTGCAGCCAACCAAACATCCCGTTTTCTTTCCGCGCGGGTCTGATTAGCcctcatgcaggcaaccaaacacacccataaCGAAACAGTCCAAGCGTGCGAAACAGTTTAGAAGCTATCCTAAGTGGGCCAACTTTCGAACCAGCCCACAGTAGAATGATGTAGGCGCCCGTTTCCGATTAGGACCTCAAAAATGCTCTTTAGAGctcgggctccatggagcccgagTTTGACTTGATTAAAATTCAAATTTTCacgtttcaattttttttgaaaaaaatacacaCATACTTAGAGATATAAAGcatatgtgtgtaaattttcaggacaaAACACCTTAAAATGAGTGCTACACAAAAAGAACAAATCTGAGGCTTTTTAGTAGATGCACTATTCATCCTAAAAatccatgaatttgtctttttgcaCAGATCGCATTTTAGGATATTTCATCCTCAAATTTTACATACATACACATATCATCCTTGTTTActtgtatgattttttttcagGTTTTTTTAAAACTGGAAAGtgtgaattttgaatttttcaaaaaatcctgccttcatggaggccgagctccaaaacgCACTACTCTTAGAGCATgtctagtagaaccctcaaaccctcaaaccctcactAGCATTTTAAGGGTCCAAAAATGGTCTTTTTGTGCATTTTTATGGATTGAAAAACAGGGACAAAGATTAGAACCCTCAAACTCAACCCTTATAACGGAATATTTCCCGTGAACAACGTTGTCGTTGCGGGCATACCGTCGAGCACCTCGTGCACGATGAGCGGAGGGCGGAGGGCGGAGCGCGGGGCGGGCACGGGCGGAGGGTAGTGGCCGGGGGgtgggaggcggaggcggagggcgCGGGGGCCGGAGGCGAAGGGCGCGGGAGCGGGCACGGGCCGGAGGGCGGTGGCGGCGGGTCGAGGCGGAGGGCGCGGAGGCGGAGGGGCGCGGGAGGATGAGAGGCCgaggcgggaggaggaggcggcgggcgagCGCGCGGGAGTAGAAGCCGGCGGGGCTGCGGGCAGCGCGAACGGCGGGACGGATGGTGACGGCCGGGGGCGGGGCGAGCGCGGTCGCGgccgggaggaggtggaggaggccggcgTCTGGGGGCGGggcgggcgcgggcgcgcgggaggtcgatggggcggccggcggcggctggggcgACTAACAGCGGCAGACGCGGGGTGGGCGCGGGAGTTGGGAGAATTTTCCCCTCGCGCGTGAGGATAACCGTCAAATAAGGGTTGGGGTAGATTTTGCTCCTCAACCCTTACTTTTCAGGGTTGGAAGAGGGTTTGAGATTTGGACCTAAAAACATTTAAGAGTTAAGGGGTTTTAGTTTACACAATTTTTTGCTATAAACTGTAAAAAAACAGTTATTTATATGGCTTTAGGGATTTGAGAGCTCTGCTACAGATGCTATTAGAACCTCCCCTATCTCTGACCTGGTCACGGAAAGGATAATGTTAAAGCGGCGGCGGGACCCGCCGCGTCCACGCGTTGAATATTCCGGCTTCGCTCCGCCGTTCGCCGAGCTACGTGGAAGCGCAGCCGGCGATGTCCGGCCAGCCAACCCAAGCCATCGTCCTCCACAGTCAACTGATCTGACACATTGATACAGACCCGGATTCCCATCAAGCCCTTCAATTATAGACGAACGGTTGCGATCGCACGTCAGTCGCTCTCCATAACCACGGGAAAAGTCGTTCGAAAACGCGCCCGCGAAGGAGACGAGGCACCGCCCTCCTCGTTCTCGAGGAAagcgcaccgcaccgcaccgccgcACCGCTGGCAGGCGAAGGACCAAAAGAGGCCGCCGACGGAAGCTCGCGCGCGGGAGGGAGGGAGAAGGCGCTATGGCGGAGGCGGCCCCGGGTCGGACGCTGCTGCTGGTGAACCTGGCGGCCATCATGGAGCGCGCGGACGAGGCGCTCctgccggcggtgtaccgggaggtGGGCGCCGCGCTGCACGCCACGCCCATGGGGCTCGGCGCGCTCACCTTGTACCGCTCCTTCGTGCAGGCCGCGTGCTACCCGCTCGCCGCCTACGCCGCCGTGCGCTACAACCGCGCCCACGTCATCGCCGTGGGGGCCTTCCTCtgggccgccgccaccttcctcgtcGCCGTCTCCGGCACCTTCGCCCAGGTCCGTCCCGACCAAAGACCACCCAAATTCTTCTCGGCCTCGTGATATTGTCGATCCAACTTTGCGAACTGGGGCATGGATCATCTCGGGTATATGCTTAGGTTTATCCGCAGATCCCTTAATTATTTTCGTTGCGGCTCACGCTTTACAGCCAAAAGCTGGTGCACGCTTGCAATTTAAGTAAAAGGTGCGAAATCTGAAGCGAAGTTCATGTCGGGGTAACCGAAGCAAATCACGTGGACTAAGATTCTCATAGGAGTAGAATATTCGCATCTAAAATAAGATTCCCGAATGGCAGTCGACCTTTATCTGTAGTAATTGGTCTCATTCACCTTGAAAACAAAAACAGATACAACCCATGTCAGCACACACGCATTTTATAGCATCACATCCAgtggctataaaaggtgaatgagaccaaattatatctcatgtagatgagttctagcaaaactgaatAACTATTGCTATTAATGTGAAATAACCAAATACTCGCCCCAGACAGTTACGTTTGATTTCTGACTATTTTGAATTTTAATTTCGTAAATTTTAAGTACATGTCAAATATTTGAAACTTTAGTTCAAACTGTTTCTTCACTTGGAGTATTTTTTGTTCCGATCTCGTAAGATTTGAATATCAGGTGAATGGCATCCAATGTGCGAATTCAAATGTAAATGTTTTCTTGCGGGGATAAAAATCTGGCTTGGGATTGCTAGATACCCCATTTGTTCATTATTATAAgacgttttggatatttcaatgtgaactacatacggatTGAAATGAGTGAAAAAAATACACAAAAACGTGTCTATaatctatatacatccgattcagaaaaaaagttagaacatcttataatagtgaacggaAGGAGTATTTAACTGCAGTCATTTGTGTGCAATGAGATTTATTTGCCAATAATAATGCTACGATGCTTCCTAAGCATGTTTTTTTATAGATGATAATAAAGGATGAAACATGCTTCTGTGAGCAGGTAGCAGTAGCTAGGGGATTGAATGGCGTTGGTCTAGCACTCGTCAATCCTGCTATCCAATCTCTAGTGGCAGACTATACTGATCATAATACGCGGGGTTCTGCGTTTGGATGGCTTCAACTTACAGGCAACATAGGTTCAGTGATTGGAGGCTTGTTCTCTATCATGCTAGCATCAACCACAATCATGGGTATCGCCGGCTGGCGTATAGCATTTCACATTGTTGCTCTCATCAGTGTGATGGTCGGGGCGTTGGTCTATCTGTTTGCAGTGGACCCTCATTTCTGCAACAGCGAGAGTGACGAGCAGCTCGTGCGGAAGTCGGCGTGGGCAGAGATGAAGGGTTTGGTTGCAGAAGCTAAGGCTGTTGTGAAGATACCATCGTTTCAGATCATCGTGGCTCAGGGTGTCACAGGGTCATTCCCATGGTCGGCATTGTCGTTTGCCCCAATGTGGTTGGAGCTGATGGGCTTTACACACAACAAAACAGGACTTCTCATGGCAATATTTGCATTGGCAAGCTCACTTGGAGGGCTCTTTGGTGGAAAGATGGGGGATTATCTCTCTGTTCGTTACCCGGATTCTGGCAGGATAGTGCTGTCTCAAATAAGCTCGGGTTCTGCAGTCCCGCTTGCAGCTTTGTTGCTGCTTGCACTACCTGATGACTCATCTACTGGTGTCTTGCATGGACTTGTTATGTTTATCATGGGGCTAAGCATCTCCTGGAATGGCCCTGCTACTAACAGGTAAGTAACTTTTCATTGGCTGTTTGGGATTGTTATAGTTACACACACTATACAATTTCATCATTAGTACTTTTTTCTGATCCGTAATAAGGGGCTTAACGTATACTCCTATCTGCCGACCACAAACTGCTGATAAGCTATGAAATTCTGTATTTTGGCAATAAATGTAAACTTTTCATGTGCAGCCCCATATTTGCAGAGATCGTTCCTGAGAGATCAAGGGCAAGTATCTACGCGCTGGACCGTTCCTTCGAGTCTGTCCTAGCCTCATTTGCTCCACCAGTTGTCGGCTTATTAGCCGAGCATGCATACGGCTACAACCCTATCTCatatgggtctggagtgagcagtgttgtgaGCGACAGGTCAAATGCCGCAGCTCTAGCGAAAGCTCTTTACATGGCGATTGCCATCCCGATGCTGCTGTGCTGCTTCATCTACTCGCTGTTGTACCGGACATACCCACGCGACAGGGAGAGGGCAAGAATGCACTCTCTTATCACATCGGAGTTGCAGCATATCGAGCTGGAAAGGTGTCATGGAGTAGGAGATTTCTACGCGGGAAGGGAGGATGCCACTGTGATCGATATCGAGTATGGTGAGGAAGAGCTTGATGCTGATGACGATGAGAAAGCGTTGATGCATCACCAAGTTGAACACAGTGGTAGTCTCAGGTGATTAGAGCGTGATATGTACAGGAAGTTGTGGAGAGTTCAGGATTATGCTTTCCATAGGCGAGAAGAGAGATTGCATATTTTCAGGGGATCAGTTTGCCCGGGTGTTGTTTGCAGGTTGCAGCGATACTGGAATAGATTTCCCTTTAGTTCTTAGTTTGTTGATAGTATAAAAATATTGGTTTACGCAGGACTGGTAAGCAGTAATAAGAAGTGTTTGTAGAAGTAGTAACTTTTGGGGGTAGACATGCAGGAGCACAATTACCAGTTCAAGCTTTATCTTGCTGAAAGTACATGAGAAATGCGACGCAGTATATAGGATTATGTACACAAAACTTCACTAAAACACAACAAGCCCgtctagctcagttggtagagcgcaaggctcttaaccttgtggtcgtgggttcgagccccacggtgggcggtTTAACAGTTTTTTACTTCCCCTTCCCCATTTTTTGTATTATCATCAACATATTATGTTTTCCATTTCATTTCTCCCTCCCCATTTTTTGTATTATCATCAGAGCTCCCTCGCTCGACACTAGACGCCACTGTCAGGCTGTGCTCATGTGGCTGACGATTGTAGCGGGTTTGGGGAGCATCCTCGGTGCCCTCTATTTTGGTGGCGACGTAAGTGGGGTTTGGAGAGCATCCTCTACACCCTCTATTTCTTCCTCCCCATTTTTTGTATCATCATCAGAGCTCCCTTGCTCGACAGTAGATGCTGGTGCCCGTGTGACTGACAGATTGCGGTGGGGCTTGGGGAGCATCCTCGGCGCTCTTTATTGCGGTGTCGGCGTCAGCAGGGTTTGGAGGCTATGGATCCGGTTCTCGTGCCCAAAGTCCCATTGCTTGTTAGTTCATGTTGATGTGAGGCGTTTTGGCAGAGTTAGAGGTGTTGCGATGGAGCTAGTGGCGACACACGGTGTATAGTCTGCGGCTAGGGCATGCTCAAATTGCTCACGTCTAACACTAGCACGCACTTGCGATGAAGGTGTGTGTGTGGCTACCAGAGCATCCCTAATGTTGGATTTGGCGGGACATGTGACATTTGTCTCTTACCAATTTGTTCTGTGATAGTCCATGGCTCTACGAGCGGCTCCTGGTGCCT encodes the following:
- the LOC123103610 gene encoding uncharacterized protein; amino-acid sequence: MAEAAPGRTLLLVNLAAIMERADEALLPAVYREVGAALHATPMGLGALTLYRSFVQAACYPLAAYAAVRYNRAHVIAVGAFLWAAATFLVAVSGTFAQVAVARGLNGVGLALVNPAIQSLVADYTDHNTRGSAFGWLQLTGNIGSVIGGLFSIMLASTTIMGIAGWRIAFHIVALISVMVGALVYLFAVDPHFCNSESDEQLVRKSAWAEMKGLVAEAKAVVKIPSFQIIVAQGVTGSFPWSALSFAPMWLELMGFTHNKTGLLMAIFALASSLGGLFGGKMGDYLSVRYPDSGRIVLSQISSGSAVPLAALLLLALPDDSSTGVLHGLVMFIMGLSISWNGPATNSPIFAEIVPERSRASIYALDRSFESVLASFAPPVVGLLAEHAYGYNPISYGSGVSSVVSDRSNAAALAKALYMAIAIPMLLCCFIYSLLYRTYPRDRERARMHSLITSELQHIELERCHGVGDFYAGREDATVIDIEYGEEELDADDDEKALMHHQVEHSGSLR